The Aythya fuligula isolate bAytFul2 chromosome 2, bAytFul2.pri, whole genome shotgun sequence genome contains a region encoding:
- the C2H8orf37 gene encoding protein C8orf37 homolog, translated as MADELELLLDEVEARLCRLSAPGAARGPLRGGREDEEGEKEEEGAAAKGRSAKMLVSPGSSDEDIDDVIDEICNDSFAKMPPKFKSNSARLTPENNSAAVQIHRRRCCPVYLGGSSSPNGIGTNISKRTCDQLRCTACDFRVSLFNDYIWDQSCDYLFFRNNMPELSKLRAKMIKKKGSRAYACQCSWRSIDELTDLQTDQQLRWVCGKHAE; from the exons ATGGCGGacgagctggagctgctgctggacgAGGTGGAGGCGCGGCTCTGCCGCCTGTCGGCGCCGGGGGCGGCCCGCGGCCCGCTGCGAGGCGGCcgggaggatgaggagggcgaaaaggaggaggaaggggcggCGGCGAAGGGCAG atcaGCTAAAATGTTAGTGAGTCCTGGCAGCAGTGATGAAGATATAGATGACGTTATTGATGAAATCTGCAACGACAGCTTTGCCAAAATGCCTCCA aaatttaaatctAATTCTGCAAGACTCACACCTGAGAACAATAGTGCTGCTGTACAGATTCATAGGAGAAG GTGCTGTCCAGTGTACTTGGGTGGAAGCTCTTCACCGAATGGCATaggaacaaatatttcaaaaag AACGTGTGATCAGCTACGTTGTACTGCTTGCGACTTCCGCGTGTCACTTTTCAATGACTACATCTGGGATCAGTCCTgtgattatctttttttcag GAATAACATGCCTGAGCTCAGTAAACTAAGAGCGAAGATGATAAAGAAGAAAGGATCGCGAGCATACGCTTGTCAGTGCAGCTGGAGATCCATTGATGAATTAACTGACCTCCAAACAGACCAGCAGCTTCGGTGGGTTTGTGGTAAACATGCAGAATGA